A portion of the Candidatus Zixiibacteriota bacterium genome contains these proteins:
- a CDS encoding TusE/DsrC/DsvC family sulfur relay protein, producing the protein MEYQNKLLNNKEYQLDKFGFLDPPQQWDENFAESLAKELGIHEGLTEKHWEFINYLRQKFLDENSIPVIVLACSENKITLSQLRSLFPTGYHRGACKIAGINFSFMSDLNIWLTYETPPLKDAEFKVNQVGFLLDFRKWNERFAHRVARRWNLPDGLTELHWKIIRYLRDYYINSKNTPTVYELCIFSEITLDQFGQLFPDGYHRGACRAAGLPFE; encoded by the coding sequence ATGGAATACCAGAACAAACTCCTGAATAATAAGGAATATCAGTTGGATAAATTCGGTTTTCTTGACCCACCCCAACAGTGGGATGAAAATTTCGCCGAAAGTCTGGCGAAAGAACTCGGTATCCATGAAGGACTGACTGAAAAACATTGGGAATTTATCAATTATTTAAGGCAAAAATTCCTGGATGAAAATTCAATCCCCGTTATAGTTTTGGCCTGCTCCGAAAATAAAATCACTCTATCCCAGCTGCGGTCGCTGTTTCCAACCGGGTACCATCGGGGAGCCTGTAAAATTGCCGGCATCAACTTTTCTTTCATGAGCGATCTCAATATTTGGCTAACCTATGAAACTCCGCCACTGAAAGATGCGGAATTTAAGGTAAATCAGGTCGGTTTTCTCCTTGATTTCAGAAAATGGAATGAACGTTTTGCTCACCGGGTGGCCCGGCGTTGGAACTTGCCCGACGGTTTAACTGAGCTTCATTGGAAAATTATTCGTTACCTGCGAGACTATTATATCAATTCAAAAAACACCCCCACCGTGTATGAGCTTTGCATATTCAGCGAGATTACACTGGATCAGTTTGGGCAATTATTTCCCGATGGGTATCATCGTGGAGCTTGCCGCGCAGCTGGTTTACCGTTCGAATAA